Proteins encoded within one genomic window of Oryza glaberrima chromosome 12, OglaRS2, whole genome shotgun sequence:
- the LOC127756622 gene encoding uncharacterized protein LOC127756622: MASLRHGHLSPSGATAPPSSFAQLRRPSSCLAGPRPLRSRLTRVYALSSNDIRVGSNLEVDGAPWKVLEFLHVKPGKGAAFVRTKMRNYITGNTVDKTFRAGSTIPEASISKETKQFTYKDGAQFVFMDLTTFEESRLNESDVGDRQKWLKEGMDCNLLYWNGRIIDFDLPITIRLTVTDTDPGQGDSAQGGTKPATVETGAVVTVPSFVNVGDDILIDSRTGQYMNRA; this comes from the exons ATGGCTTCTCTCCGCCACGGCCACCTCTCTCCCTCCGGCGCCACTGCACCACCCTCCTCCTTCGCCCAACtccgccgcccttcctcctgtCTCGCCGGACCACGACCTCTCCGCTCTCGTCTCACCC GGGTGTACGCGCTTTCCAGCAACGATATCAGGGTGGGCTCCAACCTCGAGGTCGACGGAGCTCCCTGGAAGGTTCTTG AATTTCTCCATGTCAAGCCTGGAAAAGGTGCTGCTTTTGTAAGGACAAAAATGCGTAATTATATCACTGGCAACACAGTTGACAAAACCTTTCGAGCTGGAAGTACG ATCCCAGAGGCATCCATTTCAAAGGAAACTAAGCAATTTACCTACAAGGATGGAGCCCAGTTTGTGTTCATGGATCTG ACTACCTTTGAAGAAAGTCGCTTAAATGAGTCAGATGTTGGCGACAGGCAGAAATGGTTGAAAGAAGGAATGGACTGCAATTTGTTATACTGGAATGGACGG ATCATTGATTTTGATCTCCCCATCACCATTAGGCTGACTGTAACTGATACTGACCCAGGGCAAGGTGACAGTGCACAAG GAGGAACAAAACCAGCAACCGTGGAAACAGGAGCTGTTGTCACAGTGCCCTCGTTTGTGAACGTAGGCGATGATATCCTGATTGATTCAAGAACTGGCCAGTATATGAACAGAGCATAG
- the LOC127756617 gene encoding vacuolar-sorting receptor 1-like, with product MEPWTRCSCCLTESGSLPSACFTNSRKSRPLPKSHQRVHPKSIHESLPHSNCLPPPSKSNLSSHLRRFRHAPSTPRSILSPPIRSNPQLGSTNCKGLGADWSMGLRSPNSMLWLVLLVWAALLCGSCHGRFVVEKNSLKVTSPSDMKGTYECAIGNFGVPQYGGTMVGVVAYPKANKKACKSFDDFDISYKAKPGSFPTFLLVDRGDCFFTKKAWNAQNAGAAAILVADDKTEPLITMDTPEESGNTDYLENITIPSALITKSFGDKLKKAIDNGDMVNVNLDWRESLPHPDERVEYEFWTNSNDECGPKCDSQIDFVKSFKGAAQVLEKKGYTQFTPHYITWYCPDSFILSKQCKSQCINHGRYCAPDPEQDFSKGYDGKDVVVQNLRQVCVYKVAKEHGKPWLWWDYVTDFAIRCPMKEKKYTKECADGVIKSLGLDHKAIDKCIGDPDADKENPVLKAEQDAQIGKGSRGDVTILPTLVINNRQYRGKLDKGAVLKAICAGFRETTEPAVCLSEDIQTNECLENNGGCWQDKAANISACKDTFRGRVCECPVVKGVKFVGDGYTHCEALGSGRCEINNGGCWKDSRHGRTYSACTNDGCKCPDGFKGDGVHKCEDIDECKERTACQCKECKCKNTWGSYECGCSGGLLYMKEHDTCISKNAATEVGWNFLWVIFFGLVVAGIAGYAVYKYRIRRYMDSEIRAIMAQYMPLDNQGDVPNHSQQIEL from the exons atggagCCATGGACACGTTGCTCATGCTGCTTAACTGAATCAGGTTCCCTTCCCTCTGCTTGCTTCACGAACTCGCGGAAATCCCGTCCCCTCCCAAAATCTCACCAACGAGTCCACCCCAAATCCATCCACGAATCTCTTCCTCACTCCAACTGCCTCCCTCCGCCGTCAAAATCCAATCTTTCCTCTCACCTCCGCCGCTTTCGGCACGCCCCTTCAACCCCAAGATCGATACTCTCTCCACCAATCCGATCCAATCCGCAGCTGGGTTCCACGAATTGCAAAGGTCTAGGCGCGGATTGGAGCATGGGGCTCCGATCCCCCAACTCGATGCTGTGGCTAGTACTACTGGTATGGGCGGCGCTGCTGTGCGGTAGCTGCCATGGGAGGTTCGTGGTGGAGAAGAACAGCCTCAAGGTGACGTCGCCCAGCGACATGAAGGGCACCTACGAGTGCGCCATTGGCAACTTCGGCGTGCCCCAGTACGGCGGCACCATGGTCGGCGTCGTCGCCTACCCCAAGGCCAACAAGAAGGCCTGCAAGAGCTTCGACGATTTTGACATCTCCTACAAGGCCAAACCGGGCTCATTCCccaccttcctcctcgtcgATAGGGGAG ATTGCTTTTTCACAAAGAAGGCATGGAATGCACAAAACGCAGGAGCAGCAGCCATCCTTGTTGCTGATGACAAGACTGAACCCCTGATTACAATGGACACGCCTGAAGAGAGTGGAAATACAGACTATTTAGAGAATATCACCATTCCTTCTGCGCTGATAACCAAGAGCTTTGGGGACAAGCTCAAGAAAGCAATTGATAATGGTGACATGGTTAATGTGAATTTGGATTGGAGGGAGTCCCTGCCTCACCCTGATGAGCGTGTTGAGTACGAATTTTGGACTAACAGTAATGATGAGTGTGGCCCTAAATGTGATAGCCAGATTGATTTTGTCAAGAGCTTCAAAGGAGCAGCACAGGTACTTGAGAAGAAGGGATACACACAGTTCACTCCTCATTACATTACCTGGTATTGCCCAGATTCCTTCATTCTAAGCAAGCAGTGCAAGTCCCAGTGTATCAACCATGGGAGATATTGTGCACCTGACCCGGAACAAGATTTCAGCAAAGGGTATGATGGGAAAGATGTGGTAGTCCAGAATTTACGTCAAGTCTGTGTTTATAAAGTTGCTAAGGAGCATGGAAAACCTTGGCTGTGGTGGGACTACGTGACAGATTTTGCAATCCGGTGCCCAATGAAGGAAAAGAAGTACACCAAGGAATGCGCTGATGGAGTTATCAAGTCACTTG GTCTTGATCACAAAGCCATAGATAAGTGCATTGGTGATCCAGATGCTGATAAAGAAAATCCTGTGCTGAAAGCTGAACAGGATGCACAG ATTGGCAAGGGCTCTCGTGGTGATGTTACCATCTTACCGACTCTTGTAATCAACAATAGACAATACAGAG GGAAACTTGATAAAGGAGCGGTTCTTAAGGCAATTTGTGCTGGTTTTCGAGAAACCACTGAACCAGCTGTTTGCTTGAGTGAAG ATATACAAACAAATGAGTGCTTGGAGAACAATGGTGGCTGTTGGCAAGACAAGGCTGCTAACATCTCTGCATGCAAG GACACTTTTCGTGGAAGAGTTTGTGAATGTCCAGTTGTGAAAGGTGTTAAATTTGTTGGTGATGGCTACACTCACTGTGAAG CTTTGGGATCTGGCCGTTGTGAAATTAACAATGGAGGGTGCTGGAAGGATTCCAGGCATGGCCGGACATATTCTGCCTGCACG AATGATGGTTGTAAATGTCCGGATGGGTTCAAAGGTGATGGAGTCCACAAATGCGAAG ATATTGATGAATGCAAGGAAAGGACTGCATGCCAGTGCAAGGAATGTAAATGCAAGAATACATGGGGAAGCTATGAATGCGGTTGCAGTGGCGGCTTGCTTTATATGAAGGAGCATGATACATGCATAA GCAAAAATGCAGCAACAGAAGTAGGATGGAACTTCTTGTGGGTGATCTTCTTTGGCCTAGTGGTAGCCGGCATTGCAGGATACGCAGTATACAAGTACAGGATCCGG AGGTACATGGATTCAGAGATCCGCGCCATCATGGCCCAGTACATGCCCCTGGACAACCAAGGAGATGTTCCCAATCATTCTCAACAGATCGAGCTATGA
- the LOC127757762 gene encoding probable WRKY transcription factor 63 isoform X2 produces MAVTESVCLSDEQQAVAVREVAQVYELIKTQQPLLLVHQQPQQLAHGLLNHAMRALNVALSVMNQPHASSSSAAAAAAGHHFPVMTMIKAESTPANSPAADVSDNHVAGKARRSSPAKRRRINCEDKSSWVYHTVVPHEDGYQWRKYGEKKIQGTHFTRSYFRCTYRDDRGCLATKQIQQEDKNDPPMFQVTYSNEHTCTTTRLINNTNNNPAALHSLTANPNGHPDDDSDDTILTKMIKQEQQAAWLPSPPPDLTTISNNFDETPGLHMGQQLETTVMEEALGLGADLDDPYFYDPNLLLIYENLMNCY; encoded by the exons atgGCAGTTACTGAATCAGTTTGTTTGAGTGATGAACAACAAGCAGTGGCAGTGAGGGAGGTGGCGCAGGTGTACGAGCTGATCAAGACGCAGCAGCCTCTCCTCCTTGTACaccagcagccgcagcagctgGCGCATGGCCTCCTCAACCACGCCATGCGAGCCCTCAACGTCGCCCTCTCCGTCATGAACCAACCacatgcttcttcttcttctgctgctgctgctgctgctggtcatCATTTTCCGGTGATGACAATGATCAAAGCAGAGTCTACTCCGGCGAACAGCCCTGCTGCAGATGTTTCAGACAACCACGTCGCTGGAAAGGCAAGAAGATCATCACCCGCCAAAAGAAGAAG GATTAACTGTGAGGACAAGTCATCGTGGGTTTACCACACAGTCGTCCCTCATGAAGATGGCTACCAATGGAGGAAATATGGAGAGAAGAAGATCCAGGGCACTCACTTCACAAG GAGCTACTTCAGGTGTACGTATAGAGATGACAGGGGTTGCCTGGCCACCAAGCAAATCCAACAAGAGGATAAGAACGACCCACCCATGTTCCAAGTGACATACAGCAACGAACACACCTGCACCACCACTAGGCTTATTAACAACACCAATAATAATCCTGCAGCCTTGCACAGCTTGACGGCTAATCCAAATGGTCACCCTGACGATGATTCAGATGATACAATCCTCACCAAGATGATCAAGCAAGAACAACAAGCTGCTTGgctgccttctcctcctcctgatcTAACAACCATTTCTAACAATTTTGATGAAACGCCAGGATTACAT ATGGGGCAGCAGCTGGAGACAACGGTGATGGAGGAAGCATTAGGGCTAGGAGCAGATCTGGATGATCCTTATTTCTACGATCCAAACCTTCTCCTCATCTATGAGAACCTCATGAACTGCTACTAG
- the LOC127757762 gene encoding probable WRKY transcription factor 70 isoform X1, protein MAVTESVCLSDEQQAVAVREVAQVYELIKTQQPLLLVHQQPQQLAHGLLNHAMRALNVALSVMNQPHASSSSAAAAAAGHHFPVMTMIKAESTPANSPAADVSDNHVAGKARRSSPAKRRRINCEDKSSWVYHTVVPHEDGYQWRKYGEKKIQGTHFTRSYFRCTYRDDRGCLATKQIQQEDKNDPPMFQVTYSNEHTCTTTRLINNTNNNPAALHSLTANPNGHPDDDSDDTILTKMIKQEQQAAWLPSPPPDLTTISNNFDETPGLHVSQEVPPCSSNSSAISHYADEFDHHQMGQQLETTVMEEALGLGADLDDPYFYDPNLLLIYENLMNCY, encoded by the exons atgGCAGTTACTGAATCAGTTTGTTTGAGTGATGAACAACAAGCAGTGGCAGTGAGGGAGGTGGCGCAGGTGTACGAGCTGATCAAGACGCAGCAGCCTCTCCTCCTTGTACaccagcagccgcagcagctgGCGCATGGCCTCCTCAACCACGCCATGCGAGCCCTCAACGTCGCCCTCTCCGTCATGAACCAACCacatgcttcttcttcttctgctgctgctgctgctgctggtcatCATTTTCCGGTGATGACAATGATCAAAGCAGAGTCTACTCCGGCGAACAGCCCTGCTGCAGATGTTTCAGACAACCACGTCGCTGGAAAGGCAAGAAGATCATCACCCGCCAAAAGAAGAAG GATTAACTGTGAGGACAAGTCATCGTGGGTTTACCACACAGTCGTCCCTCATGAAGATGGCTACCAATGGAGGAAATATGGAGAGAAGAAGATCCAGGGCACTCACTTCACAAG GAGCTACTTCAGGTGTACGTATAGAGATGACAGGGGTTGCCTGGCCACCAAGCAAATCCAACAAGAGGATAAGAACGACCCACCCATGTTCCAAGTGACATACAGCAACGAACACACCTGCACCACCACTAGGCTTATTAACAACACCAATAATAATCCTGCAGCCTTGCACAGCTTGACGGCTAATCCAAATGGTCACCCTGACGATGATTCAGATGATACAATCCTCACCAAGATGATCAAGCAAGAACAACAAGCTGCTTGgctgccttctcctcctcctgatcTAACAACCATTTCTAACAATTTTGATGAAACGCCAGGATTACATGTGAGCCAAGAGGTGCCTCCTTGTTCATCCAATTCCTCTGCAATATCTCACTACGCTGATGAATTCGATCATCATCAGATGGGGCAGCAGCTGGAGACAACGGTGATGGAGGAAGCATTAGGGCTAGGAGCAGATCTGGATGATCCTTATTTCTACGATCCAAACCTTCTCCTCATCTATGAGAACCTCATGAACTGCTACTAG